Proteins encoded by one window of Salmonirosea aquatica:
- a CDS encoding adenylosuccinate synthase, whose translation MKVDVLLGLQWGDEGKGKIVDVLAPRYQVVARFQGGPNAGHTLEFDNIKHVLHQIPSGIFRSDIQNIIGNGVVLDPIVFRREIEGLQKFNLDLKANLFISKKASLILPTHSLLDAAYEKSKGEDKIGSTLRGIGPTYQDKVARLGLRVGDLVSGDFKSKYHKLVKAHKAILDFYEFDYQEALAAAEERFFAAVEFMKEFQLVNSEYLINESLDQDKAVLAEGAQGSLLDIDFGSYPFVTSSSTMTAGACTGLGVSPHAIGEVYGIFKAYCTRVGSGPFPTELLEETGEKMRKEGNEFGSTTGRPRRCGWLDLPTLKYAVMINGVTQLVMMKVDVLNIFDTIRVCTHYRLADGTLTDQLPYDLCTEKVEPVYQDFAGWEQSLDGISAFDDMPAELTTYVEYLEKELKLPISFVSTGPDREALIHREAVLG comes from the coding sequence ATGAAAGTCGACGTATTGCTAGGCCTCCAGTGGGGCGACGAAGGAAAAGGTAAAATTGTGGACGTCCTTGCGCCACGATACCAGGTGGTAGCGCGTTTTCAGGGCGGCCCCAATGCGGGACATACCCTCGAATTTGACAATATCAAACACGTGCTGCACCAAATCCCGTCCGGAATTTTTCGCTCCGATATTCAAAATATCATTGGAAATGGAGTCGTACTTGATCCCATTGTATTCCGTCGGGAAATCGAAGGCTTACAGAAGTTCAATCTGGATTTGAAAGCCAATCTTTTTATCTCCAAGAAAGCATCGCTCATCCTGCCTACGCATAGTCTGCTGGACGCGGCTTACGAAAAATCAAAAGGGGAAGACAAAATTGGCTCCACGCTGCGGGGCATCGGCCCTACCTACCAGGACAAGGTGGCGCGGCTGGGGTTACGGGTAGGTGATTTGGTTTCGGGCGATTTCAAGAGCAAATACCACAAACTCGTCAAGGCGCATAAGGCCATCCTTGATTTTTACGAGTTCGACTACCAGGAAGCGCTGGCCGCCGCCGAAGAGCGTTTCTTTGCTGCCGTGGAGTTCATGAAAGAATTTCAGTTGGTGAACAGTGAATACCTCATCAATGAATCACTCGATCAGGATAAGGCGGTACTGGCCGAAGGAGCCCAGGGCTCACTGCTCGACATCGATTTTGGTTCCTATCCTTTTGTGACCAGTTCCAGCACCATGACTGCCGGCGCCTGCACAGGATTGGGCGTGTCGCCGCACGCCATCGGCGAGGTGTACGGCATTTTCAAAGCCTACTGCACCCGCGTGGGTAGCGGGCCTTTCCCGACCGAACTGCTGGAAGAAACCGGCGAAAAAATGCGGAAGGAAGGTAACGAGTTTGGCTCCACCACGGGCCGCCCGCGCCGCTGCGGCTGGCTGGACCTACCCACCCTGAAGTACGCGGTGATGATCAACGGCGTGACGCAACTCGTGATGATGAAGGTGGATGTACTCAACATTTTCGACACGATACGCGTATGTACCCACTACCGCCTGGCCGATGGTACCCTCACTGACCAGCTACCTTACGACCTATGCACCGAGAAAGTAGAGCCTGTGTACCAGGATTTTGCGGGCTGGGAACAATCGCTCGACGGCATCAGTGCCTTCGATGATATGCCCGCTGAACTCACTACTTATGTGGAGTACCTGGAAAAGGAGCTGAAACTGCCAATCAGTTTTGTCTCTACGGGTCCCGACCGGGAGGCGCTGATTCATCGCGAAGCGGTGTTAGGATAG
- a CDS encoding RelA/SpoT family protein has product METIEIDLAQERNDILKKYRKLLRTAKPYLKDNDAKLIKKAFNTSVEAHKDMRRRSGEPYIYHPLAVAQIVVEEIGLGTTAIVAALLHDVVEDTEMTIDDISRLFGKKVAKIIDGLTKISGKFEYGTSQQAENFRKMLLTLSDDVRVILVKLADRLHNMRTLDSMPRDKQLKIASETIFIYAPLAHRLGLYAIKSELEDLYLKYAEPEAYRDVSRKLRETKTTRDRFIARFTDPIEQDLQEAGFKYVIKGRPKSIYSIWNKMRKQNKPFEEIYDLFAIRIMIDAPAEFEREKALCWQAYSIVTDHYKPNPDRLKDFLSTPRANGYQSLHSTVMSKTGQWVEVQIRTTRMDEIAEKGYAAHWKYKGNDTKVRGNIEVWISRVRETLENGSGDRTAAIEFLDEFRSNLFTEEVFCFTPKGELKVLPQGATALDFAFDIHSEVGAHCMAAKVGGTLAPISYVLKNGDQVEIITSSKQKPNEDWLRIVVTSKARTRIKDYLKEESRRYETDGKQMVEKKLKILGIEANHETFNQLRAFFESKTPADFFYRIGKGYIQVDELRKFKKYKESKENKERKDKIGADDTPDGKTVVKLLKNIHGERSDSDTLLIGEDMDKIDYKLAPCCNPISGDDVFGFVTINEGIKIHRTTCPNAAELMSKHGNRILKAKWKSQKEEAFLAGLRITGTDRVGLINDVTRIISSDLHINMRGLTIDTEDGVFEGDIKLYVHDTSHLDMLINKLERVDGVFKVLRFDANLNAVPL; this is encoded by the coding sequence GTGGAAACAATCGAAATAGACTTAGCACAGGAGCGGAACGACATCCTGAAAAAATACAGGAAACTACTCAGAACGGCCAAACCCTACCTCAAAGACAACGATGCCAAGCTGATCAAGAAAGCCTTTAATACTTCGGTGGAGGCTCATAAAGACATGCGGCGGCGGTCGGGGGAGCCCTACATCTACCATCCCCTGGCCGTGGCGCAGATTGTGGTAGAGGAAATTGGGCTGGGTACTACGGCCATTGTGGCCGCCCTGCTGCACGATGTGGTGGAAGACACCGAAATGACGATCGACGATATCAGCCGGTTGTTTGGTAAGAAAGTGGCCAAAATAATCGATGGCCTGACCAAGATTTCGGGCAAATTCGAGTACGGTACTTCCCAGCAGGCAGAGAATTTCCGGAAAATGCTGCTCACGCTATCGGACGACGTGCGCGTAATCCTGGTCAAACTGGCCGACCGTCTGCACAATATGCGCACGCTGGACAGTATGCCCCGTGATAAGCAATTGAAGATTGCCTCGGAAACCATTTTTATCTACGCCCCGCTGGCGCACCGTCTGGGCCTGTATGCCATTAAATCCGAGCTGGAGGATCTGTACCTTAAGTACGCCGAACCCGAAGCCTACCGCGATGTCTCCCGCAAGTTGCGCGAAACCAAAACTACTCGCGACCGTTTCATTGCCCGCTTTACCGATCCCATCGAGCAGGATTTGCAGGAGGCGGGCTTTAAGTACGTCATCAAGGGACGCCCCAAGTCCATTTATTCCATCTGGAATAAAATGCGCAAACAGAACAAGCCTTTCGAGGAAATTTACGATCTGTTTGCCATCCGCATCATGATCGATGCTCCGGCGGAATTCGAGCGCGAAAAAGCGTTGTGCTGGCAGGCCTACTCCATCGTCACGGATCATTACAAGCCCAATCCCGATCGCCTCAAGGATTTCCTCAGTACTCCGCGCGCCAACGGCTACCAGTCGCTGCATTCCACGGTCATGAGCAAAACCGGCCAATGGGTGGAGGTACAGATCCGCACCACGCGCATGGATGAGATTGCCGAAAAGGGCTACGCGGCCCACTGGAAATACAAGGGTAACGACACCAAGGTGCGGGGAAACATCGAGGTGTGGATCAGCCGGGTGCGCGAAACGCTGGAGAACGGATCGGGCGATCGTACCGCGGCCATCGAATTCCTGGACGAATTCCGTAGCAACCTCTTCACGGAGGAGGTTTTTTGCTTTACACCTAAAGGCGAACTCAAGGTACTCCCCCAAGGGGCCACTGCCCTGGATTTTGCCTTCGACATTCACTCCGAAGTAGGGGCCCATTGCATGGCGGCGAAGGTAGGGGGTACCCTGGCACCCATCAGCTACGTGCTGAAGAACGGCGATCAGGTAGAGATCATCACGTCCAGTAAGCAGAAACCCAACGAGGATTGGCTGCGGATCGTGGTGACATCCAAAGCCCGGACCCGGATCAAGGATTATCTCAAGGAAGAAAGCCGCCGCTACGAAACCGACGGGAAGCAAATGGTGGAGAAAAAGCTTAAAATACTGGGCATCGAAGCCAACCACGAAACGTTCAATCAGTTGCGGGCCTTCTTTGAATCCAAAACACCTGCTGACTTTTTCTACCGCATAGGCAAGGGATATATCCAGGTCGACGAGCTTCGAAAGTTCAAAAAGTACAAGGAGAGTAAGGAAAATAAAGAGCGGAAGGACAAAATCGGTGCTGATGACACCCCGGATGGCAAAACGGTGGTCAAGCTTTTGAAAAATATCCACGGTGAGCGATCCGATAGCGATACGCTGCTCATTGGGGAGGATATGGACAAAATCGACTACAAACTGGCTCCCTGCTGCAACCCCATCTCGGGCGACGACGTGTTCGGTTTCGTGACCATCAACGAGGGTATCAAGATCCACCGCACTACCTGCCCCAATGCCGCCGAACTCATGTCCAAGCATGGCAACCGTATCCTGAAAGCCAAGTGGAAGTCGCAGAAAGAAGAGGCCTTCCTGGCCGGGCTTCGTATCACAGGTACCGACCGTGTAGGACTCATCAACGACGTGACCCGCATTATTTCCAGCGACTTGCACATCAACATGCGTGGGCTGACCATCGATACCGAAGATGGTGTCTTTGAGGGGGACATTAAGCTGTACGTGCACGATACGAGCCACCTGGATATGCTCATCAATAAACTCGAACGGGTGGACGGGGTTTTTAAAGTACTCCGTTTCGATGCCAACCTCAACGCCGTGCCCCTGTGA
- a CDS encoding class I SAM-dependent methyltransferase, translated as MAWYHTFFEGLPQVAWKQNQTEDYTDWEVDFLVDLLGLMPGSRVLDIMAGYGRHALPLAERGHVLTAVDISQEYCRELEQTARAQNLPVTVLEGDFVEMQLPAATYAGAYCLGNSFSFFSREVMQEFLQKIADQLPPGGRFIAHTQLLAESVLPDFQERSWMNLGDDMMYLAQNEYDALRGVILAELTYVWGNERVTRSVEQYVYTLAELKSLMQQAGLLVTEVFSSLDGESFALGDEQAYLLAVRQ; from the coding sequence ATGGCGTGGTACCATACTTTTTTCGAGGGATTGCCCCAAGTAGCCTGGAAGCAAAATCAGACCGAGGATTATACCGATTGGGAAGTGGATTTTCTGGTCGATCTGCTCGGGCTGATGCCGGGCAGCCGGGTGCTGGATATTATGGCCGGCTATGGTCGTCACGCCCTTCCGCTAGCCGAACGTGGCCATGTACTAACGGCCGTGGATATTTCGCAGGAGTACTGCCGGGAGCTGGAACAAACCGCCCGGGCACAAAACCTGCCGGTCACGGTGCTTGAAGGCGATTTTGTAGAAATGCAATTGCCTGCTGCGACCTACGCGGGCGCTTACTGCCTGGGCAACAGCTTCAGTTTTTTTTCCCGGGAGGTGATGCAGGAATTTCTGCAAAAAATCGCCGACCAGTTGCCACCCGGTGGCCGGTTTATTGCGCACACGCAGCTTCTGGCCGAGAGTGTGCTACCCGATTTTCAGGAACGGTCCTGGATGAATTTAGGAGATGATATGATGTATCTGGCTCAGAATGAGTATGATGCATTACGCGGAGTAATCCTGGCCGAACTTACCTACGTATGGGGAAACGAACGGGTCACCCGTAGTGTTGAGCAGTATGTTTACACGCTGGCCGAACTAAAATCCCTGATGCAACAGGCGGGACTACTGGTGACCGAAGTGTTCAGCAGCCTCGACGGCGAATCATTCGCCCTGGGTGACGAGCAGGCTTATCTGCTGGCTGTACGGCAGTAG
- a CDS encoding DUF6922 domain-containing protein: MDTTSKSTKPNISSLAFWDVDFEKINYQKNSLFVMEKVLNYGPWDDIINLIKYYGEERIRQEIVNSTYLSKEVLNFVCFYFRLSPDDFTCYKERQSQNPLWIY; encoded by the coding sequence ATGGACACAACCAGTAAATCAACAAAGCCCAATATTTCTTCCCTGGCTTTCTGGGATGTGGACTTTGAAAAAATAAACTACCAAAAAAACAGCCTTTTCGTCATGGAAAAGGTACTTAACTACGGTCCCTGGGATGATATAATCAACCTCATAAAGTATTATGGGGAGGAGCGAATCAGGCAAGAAATTGTCAACTCCACCTATCTTAGTAAAGAAGTGCTTAATTTTGTTTGCTTCTATTTCCGTCTATCGCCCGACGACTTTACATGCTACAAAGAAAGACAGTCGCAGAATCCACTCTGGATTTACTGA
- a CDS encoding Fur family transcriptional regulator → MSQNGKDNMEAARKILTAYLENKGLRKTPERFAILEEIYTRSDHFDVDELYISMKNKKYRVSRATVYNTLDVLVDCDLVTKHQFGKNLAQYEKSYGFKQHDHLICTDCHKVMEFCDPRIQSIQNMVGEMLHFKVDHHSLIFYGGCTRSNCENRKDIAEEELFDRNNN, encoded by the coding sequence ATGTCACAAAACGGTAAGGACAATATGGAAGCCGCCCGGAAAATCCTGACGGCTTATCTGGAAAACAAAGGCCTTCGCAAGACGCCCGAGCGGTTTGCGATTTTGGAGGAAATCTACACCCGGAGCGATCATTTTGATGTAGACGAGCTCTATATCAGCATGAAAAACAAAAAGTACCGCGTCAGCCGGGCCACGGTATACAATACCCTGGATGTACTAGTCGACTGCGATCTGGTTACCAAGCACCAGTTTGGTAAAAATCTGGCCCAGTACGAAAAATCCTACGGCTTCAAGCAGCACGACCACCTGATCTGCACCGACTGCCACAAGGTGATGGAATTCTGCGATCCCCGCATTCAGTCCATTCAGAATATGGTGGGTGAAATGCTGCATTTCAAGGTGGACCACCATTCGCTGATTTTTTATGGCGGCTGTACGCGTTCCAACTGTGAGAACCGAAAAGACATTGCCGAAGAGGAGCTCTTCGATCGAAATAATAATTGA
- a CDS encoding nucleotidyl transferase AbiEii/AbiGii toxin family protein: MLQRKTVAESTLDLLNELMQLPELSSFFLVGGTNLSLKLGHRVSVDLDLFTETPFDSDVLLGALEKRFADLIIVRHTPGAILGYIRRVKVDFILYEYLLLEPIEVIDDIRLASLPDVVAMKINAISRRGVQKDFWDIAELLDHFSLEQMLLFFKQKHTATDVGHILRSLIYFADADGSEPPLSLKKHNWNSVKEKIKRAVRDYIKAQTQG, encoded by the coding sequence ATGCTACAAAGAAAGACAGTCGCAGAATCCACTCTGGATTTACTGAACGAATTGATGCAACTTCCCGAGTTGTCATCCTTCTTTCTGGTAGGAGGTACAAACTTATCCCTAAAATTGGGCCATCGGGTGTCCGTAGATTTAGACCTTTTTACAGAAACACCGTTCGATAGTGATGTTTTGCTTGGCGCTTTAGAAAAGAGATTTGCCGATTTGATTATCGTCAGGCACACTCCCGGGGCTATTTTGGGTTATATTCGGCGGGTAAAGGTGGATTTCATCCTGTACGAATATCTGCTATTAGAACCCATTGAAGTAATAGACGATATCCGGCTTGCCTCTTTGCCCGATGTGGTGGCCATGAAAATCAACGCCATTTCCCGAAGAGGCGTTCAGAAGGATTTCTGGGATATTGCTGAATTGTTAGATCATTTTTCATTGGAACAAATGCTGCTATTTTTCAAGCAAAAACACACGGCAACCGATGTGGGTCATATCCTCCGTTCGCTAATTTATTTTGCCGATGCCGACGGAAGCGAGCCGCCTCTCTCACTCAAAAAGCACAACTGGAATAGCGTGAAGGAGAAAATTAAAAGGGCAGTAAGAGATTACATTAAGGCCCAAACACAGGGCTAG
- a CDS encoding ABC transporter ATP-binding protein — MNSILNLREVNKIYQSGGRDLKVLDSVSFAVETGSTMAIVGPSGSGKTTLLGLCAGLDRASSGDVTLHDTRLNDLTENQLAALRNRYVGFIFQNFQLMPTLTAIENVMVPLELRGEKNVRPVALDLLDKVGLADRSHHYPTQLSGGEQQRVSLARAFSNQPQILFADEPTGNLDAETSEKVIQLLFDLNKQAGTTLVLVTHDLDLAAMTQRIVRIKGGKLVSDERV, encoded by the coding sequence ATGAATAGCATACTCAATTTACGGGAAGTCAATAAAATATACCAGAGCGGTGGCCGGGATCTGAAGGTGTTGGATAGCGTGAGTTTTGCCGTCGAGACGGGTTCTACCATGGCCATTGTGGGTCCGTCGGGCAGTGGAAAAACGACTTTGCTGGGCCTCTGCGCCGGACTGGACCGCGCGTCTTCGGGCGATGTCACGTTGCACGACACGCGGCTTAACGACTTGACCGAAAACCAACTGGCTGCCCTCCGTAACCGCTACGTGGGCTTCATTTTTCAAAACTTCCAGTTGATGCCCACCCTCACCGCCATCGAAAACGTGATGGTACCTCTCGAGCTTCGGGGCGAAAAAAACGTGCGGCCCGTGGCCCTCGACCTGCTGGACAAGGTAGGGCTGGCCGACCGTTCCCACCACTATCCCACCCAACTCAGCGGCGGCGAGCAGCAACGAGTATCGCTGGCCAGGGCTTTTTCCAATCAACCCCAAATCCTGTTCGCCGACGAACCGACGGGCAATCTCGACGCCGAAACGAGCGAAAAAGTGATTCAGCTCCTGTTCGACCTGAACAAACAAGCCGGTACCACGCTGGTACTCGTCACACACGATCTAGATTTGGCGGCGATGACCCAGCGTATAGTGAGAATCAAGGGCGGCAAACTGGTTTCCGATGAAAGAGTATAA
- the tig gene encoding trigger factor encodes MEVLLEKSSPTTASLKVKLTQEDYKPKVDKTIKDYAKKANLKGFRPGKVPMHVITRMYGKSILVDEVNHMLSHAVSDYIRDNKIQVVGDPLPNREQADAIDWDKQSDFEFVYDLGVATDFEVDFSEIPAIPHYTITADEKEQEASIANLRERFAESINPEVSEAGDMLYGELKQESSEFTTNTAIPTKRVQESQQAQFVGVKKGDEIVFDIQNTFEDEAAIAHVTGKKKEDVSELTGDFTFKVEDITRSAPAELNQEFFDKVLGPGKVESEEEFRKEVLSIIEENYARESETLLRRDIEKALLDSIKIDLPADFLKNWLERTNEGKFTREQIEEQFDDFERSLKLSLIKNRVAETAELKVEYPEIMAYTKQMMRGQFGMYGNDDSMDEVIERVAAGYLADREKDNFSTMHNQVFDLKVLDLIREQIATEEKTIDVAEFEKIAKASGGVLEEDEENTLEEA; translated from the coding sequence ATGGAAGTTCTGTTAGAAAAAAGCTCCCCCACTACGGCTTCGCTCAAAGTAAAGCTGACTCAGGAAGATTATAAGCCCAAGGTGGACAAAACCATCAAGGACTACGCTAAAAAAGCCAATTTGAAAGGATTTCGGCCCGGCAAGGTACCCATGCACGTCATCACCCGCATGTACGGCAAGAGCATTTTGGTGGATGAAGTGAACCACATGCTCAGTCACGCGGTGAGCGATTATATCCGGGATAATAAAATTCAGGTCGTGGGCGACCCGCTCCCGAACCGCGAGCAGGCCGATGCCATTGACTGGGACAAGCAGAGCGATTTCGAATTTGTGTATGATCTGGGGGTAGCAACCGATTTCGAGGTGGATTTCTCAGAAATCCCGGCCATTCCCCACTATACGATTACGGCCGATGAGAAGGAACAGGAAGCGTCCATTGCTAATCTCAGAGAGCGTTTTGCCGAGTCCATCAACCCCGAAGTGTCCGAAGCGGGCGATATGCTCTATGGTGAGCTAAAGCAGGAGTCTTCCGAATTCACAACCAATACGGCAATCCCGACCAAGCGCGTGCAGGAAAGTCAGCAAGCCCAGTTCGTAGGTGTGAAGAAAGGTGACGAGATCGTATTCGATATTCAGAATACCTTTGAAGACGAAGCCGCCATCGCCCATGTAACAGGTAAGAAAAAGGAGGACGTAAGCGAGCTGACGGGCGACTTTACTTTTAAAGTGGAGGACATTACCCGCTCGGCGCCCGCCGAACTGAATCAGGAATTCTTCGACAAAGTACTCGGTCCCGGCAAGGTAGAAAGCGAAGAGGAATTCCGTAAAGAAGTTCTGAGCATTATCGAAGAAAACTACGCGCGCGAATCGGAGACGCTACTGCGTCGCGATATTGAGAAAGCTCTGCTGGATTCTATCAAAATCGACCTACCCGCCGACTTCCTGAAGAATTGGCTTGAACGTACCAACGAGGGTAAGTTTACCCGCGAGCAGATTGAGGAGCAGTTTGACGATTTTGAACGATCTCTGAAACTAAGCCTGATCAAAAACAGGGTAGCCGAAACCGCCGAACTGAAGGTAGAGTACCCCGAGATCATGGCCTACACCAAGCAGATGATGCGGGGCCAATTCGGCATGTACGGCAACGACGACAGCATGGATGAAGTCATTGAGCGTGTGGCTGCGGGCTACCTGGCCGACCGCGAGAAGGACAATTTTTCTACCATGCACAACCAGGTGTTCGACCTCAAAGTGTTGGATCTGATTCGCGAACAAATCGCGACTGAGGAAAAAACCATCGACGTGGCAGAATTTGAGAAAATTGCCAAAGCAAGCGGTGGAGTTTTGGAAGAAGACGAAGAAAATACCCTGGAAGAGGCATAG
- a CDS encoding ABC transporter permease, giving the protein MKEYKESFSFSWLLQMAWRDSRRSRSRLVLFISSVILGIAALVAIYSLGENVRRNIDTQAATLLGADLEISGNQPAPAKIRPLLDSLGEERSEERRFASMAYFPKSGGSRLAQVRALEGNYPYYGELETIPAEAGRSFRNKQQALVDQTLMLQYDAKVGDSVKVGEVTFVIAGVLLKAPGQTGVTTTVAPAVYIPLRYLEQTGLEQKGSRINYLYFFRYPPQTDVEKIVKKIEPRLELDDFDTQTVQGQKESTGRSFEDLTQFLALVGFIALLLGCVGVASAVHIYIREKLNAIALLRCLGVKSSQAFVIYLIQIVGVGFLGSVLGALLGTVIQQFLPIILKDFLPFDLTTEISWAAIGQGVVLGTLISILFALLPLISVRNISPLRVLRASFEPEPSTQDPLRWLIYGLILVFVFFFTYLQTNSWLEAAIFTGSILGAFLLLLAMASLLMGLVKRFFPSSWSYVWRQALANLHRPNNQTSILIVSIGLGTAFICTLILVQSLLLKRVTLSTSGNQPNVVLFDIQSNQRDEVLSLATKQGLPIIQSVPVVNMRLEKVNGLTAATAQKDTSSRISYRIFSREYRVTFRDTLTEFEKLKRGTWQGRAEGNGPVPISIEEGFAMRNRLRLGDTLTFNVQGALLATVVGSLREVDWGGVRTSFLVLFPAGVLEEAPQFHVLLTRVESNERSAAFQRTIVQRFPNISIIDLGLVLKVLDELLEKIGFVIRFMAGFSILTGLIVLISSVLISKYQRLQESVLLRTIGASRNQIFAITALEYFFLGALAAATGILVALAGSWGLAKFTFKVDFTPQFVPILLVFLIVSSLTVLIGLANSRGILSRSPLEVLRQDG; this is encoded by the coding sequence ATGAAAGAGTATAAAGAAAGCTTTTCCTTCTCGTGGCTCCTGCAAATGGCCTGGCGCGACAGCCGCCGCAGTCGGTCACGCCTGGTGTTGTTCATTTCGTCGGTCATTCTGGGCATTGCGGCGTTGGTAGCCATCTATTCGCTGGGCGAAAACGTCCGTCGAAACATCGATACCCAGGCCGCGACGTTGCTGGGGGCTGATCTGGAGATTTCCGGCAACCAGCCCGCCCCGGCCAAAATCCGCCCCTTGCTGGATTCGCTGGGCGAGGAACGGTCGGAGGAGCGACGCTTTGCTTCAATGGCCTATTTCCCCAAAAGCGGCGGAAGCCGCCTGGCGCAGGTACGGGCGCTGGAAGGGAATTATCCCTACTACGGCGAGCTGGAAACCATTCCGGCGGAGGCAGGCCGTTCGTTCCGGAACAAGCAACAAGCTCTGGTGGATCAAACGCTCATGCTGCAATACGACGCCAAGGTAGGTGATTCCGTAAAGGTAGGGGAGGTGACGTTTGTCATTGCGGGCGTCTTGCTCAAGGCCCCCGGTCAAACGGGCGTCACCACGACGGTGGCCCCGGCGGTGTACATTCCGCTGAGGTACCTTGAACAAACGGGGCTGGAACAAAAAGGTAGCCGGATCAACTATCTCTATTTCTTCAGGTACCCCCCGCAGACGGATGTGGAGAAAATCGTAAAAAAGATTGAACCCCGCCTGGAACTCGATGATTTCGACACGCAGACTGTTCAGGGACAGAAGGAATCAACGGGCCGTTCTTTTGAGGATTTAACCCAATTCCTGGCGTTGGTAGGTTTCATCGCTCTGCTGTTGGGCTGTGTGGGGGTGGCGAGCGCGGTGCATATCTACATTCGCGAAAAACTCAACGCCATTGCATTGTTGCGCTGCCTGGGGGTAAAATCTTCCCAGGCTTTTGTCATCTACCTTATCCAAATCGTGGGGGTAGGTTTCCTGGGATCAGTGCTGGGAGCCCTTCTGGGGACAGTGATTCAGCAGTTTCTGCCTATAATACTCAAAGACTTCCTGCCTTTTGATCTGACCACCGAAATTTCGTGGGCGGCCATCGGGCAGGGGGTAGTGCTGGGTACCCTCATCTCCATTCTGTTTGCGTTGTTACCCCTTATTTCTGTGCGTAATATTTCGCCCTTGCGCGTTCTGCGGGCTTCCTTCGAGCCTGAACCCTCGACTCAGGACCCTCTGCGCTGGTTGATCTATGGCCTGATCCTCGTTTTCGTATTTTTCTTTACCTACTTACAAACGAATAGCTGGCTGGAAGCCGCGATTTTTACGGGAAGTATCCTGGGGGCTTTCCTGCTGCTGTTGGCGATGGCGTCCCTGCTGATGGGACTGGTAAAGCGGTTCTTTCCATCCTCGTGGAGCTATGTATGGCGACAGGCGCTGGCCAATCTGCATCGTCCCAATAACCAGACCTCCATTCTGATTGTCTCCATTGGCCTGGGTACGGCCTTTATTTGTACATTGATTTTGGTGCAGTCGCTCCTCCTGAAACGCGTGACCCTTTCCACGAGCGGGAATCAGCCCAATGTCGTATTGTTTGATATCCAAAGCAATCAGCGCGATGAGGTACTTTCATTGGCCACCAAACAGGGTTTGCCCATTATTCAGAGTGTGCCGGTGGTGAATATGCGCTTGGAAAAAGTGAATGGACTCACGGCTGCCACTGCCCAGAAAGATACATCGAGCCGCATTTCATACCGCATTTTCAGCCGCGAATACCGTGTGACGTTCCGGGATACACTTACGGAGTTTGAAAAACTAAAGCGAGGTACCTGGCAGGGACGAGCCGAAGGAAACGGACCGGTGCCTATTTCAATCGAGGAGGGTTTCGCCATGCGCAACCGCCTCCGGCTAGGCGATACTTTAACATTCAACGTGCAGGGTGCCTTGCTCGCCACGGTGGTAGGTAGCTTGCGTGAAGTGGACTGGGGCGGGGTGCGTACCAGTTTTCTGGTATTATTCCCTGCGGGCGTTCTCGAAGAAGCTCCTCAATTCCATGTATTGCTCACGCGGGTGGAATCCAACGAGCGTTCGGCTGCTTTCCAGCGCACTATCGTCCAGCGGTTTCCCAATATCTCCATCATCGACCTGGGGCTGGTGCTGAAAGTTCTGGACGAATTACTGGAAAAAATCGGGTTTGTTATCCGCTTTATGGCTGGCTTCAGCATCCTGACCGGGCTGATTGTGCTGATTTCTTCCGTCCTCATCAGCAAGTACCAGCGCCTGCAGGAAAGCGTGTTGCTCCGCACCATTGGTGCCAGCCGCAATCAGATTTTTGCCATTACGGCGTTGGAATATTTCTTTCTGGGTGCCCTGGCCGCTGCCACCGGCATTCTGGTGGCATTAGCGGGAAGCTGGGGGCTGGCCAAGTTTACTTTTAAAGTAGACTTCACCCCTCAGTTTGTGCCCATTTTACTGGTATTCCTGATCGTTTCGAGCCTTACAGTACTGATTGGTCTGGCCAATAGTCGGGGTATTCTTTCCCGCTCGCCGCTGGAAGTACTGCGACAGGATGGGTAG